One Actinomycetospora corticicola genomic window, GGGCGAGATCGAGGACATGCTCGACGACAAGCGCGCCCGCTTCACCGGCCTCTCGATCGACATCGGGGAGCAGGACCAGCACGAGCTCAAGGAGTACGCGGGCGGCTTCACCCAGCGCCTCGAGGAGCGGGACATCCCCACCGACCGCCACCAGGTGCGGACGGTCTCCCTCGATGTCCCGAGCTCGGAGGACCTGCGCACCAGCCTCAACCGCTGGCGCGAGTACCTGAAGATGGAGTACCCCCGCTACTACTGGAACCCCAACTACGAGCCGTGGCTGCCTGCGGACACGGAGATGCCGAAGCCGGGCGAGTCGTGTCCCCGGGCCATCGCCAAGGCGATCTACGGGCACTACTACTACGGCGGCGACAAGACGCTGGAGAAGGAGCTCGACCTCTTCGTCGACTCCATCAACAAGACCAAGCTGCCCTCGATGGTGCTGGTCTTCTTCTCCCTCGCGGGCGGAACCGGCTCCGGCATGGTCGTCGACATGGTCCGCCACCTCTCGAACGTCAAACTCGGACGCCGCATCCCGGTGATCGGCGTCGGCGTCCTGCCGTTCTCGGGCGACGAGGAGCACGCGGGCGGCGAGGCCGCATTGTTCCCCGTCATCAACGAGATCGACTGCATGCTCGACGACGCGAAGAACCAGGGCGTCACGGCGGTCTGGGGCGACCTCTACAAGAACCCGTTCACCGGCGGCTTCCTCGCCCTGCCCCAGGAGCACTCCTGGCAGCGGCTGGGCTCGTACACCAAGACGGGCACCCCGGCGATCCGCGACGGCCTGCGCAAGGGCGTGACCCGCAAGTTCGTCACGGACTCCTTCACCCGCTTCGTGGTGCAGGACTACGGCCGGCTGCTGTTCAAGATGCTGCGTCCCGCGGGCTTCACCGGTGCTCCGCACGAGCGGAACATCTCCGGCGACCGCACCTGGACCCTCTTCGACGTCGCCAAGTACACCCACCCCGGCGTCGAGGTCCTGCCCGGCGAGGCCCGCGGCAAGTGGCGCGAGGTGGTGAGCAAGTGGATGGAGTACATCCCGAGGTGGTCGGGCCTCAAGGAGGGCTTCAAGACCGACTACATCGAGGTCAACACGGTCGGGCCGCGCGAGATGTGGAACGACACCCTGCAGAAGAAGCTCGAGAGCGTCCTCGGTGAGTACGTGCTCGACGGGGACGACGGCACGCTGATCAGCACCAACGGTGAGTTCTTCGACGAACTCACCTGCTACTCGAACATCATCATCCCGGGTGTCGCGAAGACGGACCTGACGGCCTTCTACGCGGCCCGCGACGCCTACGACGCGATCGAGTCGTGGGACGAGAAGCTGCTCATGCACTCGTGGCTCCTCGACCTCGGGGTGATCCTCTCCGAGCAGTCGATCCGCTTCGACGGCATGGCCGGCGAATGCATCTGGGGCTGCGCCTGCTGGGTCGTCGTGCCGCACGAGGCGATCCGTGGGGACGCCCTGCCGTCCGCCGACATCACCGAGGTCCAGAGCGCGCACATCGCGGCGATGGTGCAGACGGTGGTCGCGACTCCCTGACGTCCGTCCGTCGCCGTACCGCTCGACGGGTGGCGGTGTCCCCTCCCCCGCGGAGGGGACACCGCCGCCCGACCGCCACCCCACCCCCGGAGGGACACCCCGTGACCACGATCGCCGCGACACCCGGCACGCGCTGGAGTCGGAGCCAGCGGATGCAGCTCTCCGGCATCGTGGCCGTGATCGGCGTCCTGCACGTCGTCGGCTGGACGCTCTACCTGTCCCTGACGGCGGGCCCCCTCGGTGCGGGGGCGTTCGCCGGGGCCGGGGTGCTGGCCTACGTACTGGGCATCCGGCACGCCTTCGACGCCGACCACATCGCCGCGATCGACGACACCACCCGGCTGATGGTCCAGCGGGGCCGCCGGCCGGTCGGGGTCGGCTTCTTCTTCGCGATGGGCCACTCCTCGGTCGTCGTGGTGCTCTCCCTGGTGGTCGCCGTCGCGGCGGGCGCGGCGGCCGCGGGGCAGGTCGACGCGTTCCGCGAGATCGGCGGCACGGTCTCCACCGTCGTGGCGATGGTGTTCCTGGGTCTCGTCGCGGTGCTCAACGCGCTCGTCCTGAAGGGCATCATCGGGTCGTGGCGCGACCTGCGCCGTGGCCGGCTCGACGAGGCGGATCTGGAGCGCCGGCTCCTCAACCGCGGCCTCGTCAACCGCATCCTCGGGGGCCGCGCCCGCACGCTGATCAAGCACTCCTGGCACATGTACCCGCTCGGGATCCTGTTCGGGCTCGGCCTCGAGACCGCCTCCGAGGTCACCCTGCTGACCCTCTCGGCGACCACCGCGTCCACCGCGGGCGGTGCCGGAGTGGGCGGCGCCCCGCTCGTCGCCGCCCTGACCCTGCCGCTGCTGTTCGCCGCCGGGATGAGCGCCTTCGACACCTTCGACGGGGTGCTCATGTCCGTCGCGTACTCCTGGTCCAACCGCAGCCCCGCCCGCCGGCTCTTCTACAACATCGCCACCACCGCGGCCACCGTCACCGTCGCCGGCTTCATCGCCTGCGTCTATCTCGCCGGCGTACTGAGCGACGACTTCGGCGTCACCGCCCTGGCCGGGTTCGCCGGGATCGCCGACGAGTTCGAGCTGCTCGGCTACCTCATCGTCGGCTTCTTCGTCGTCGTCTGGGGCGGGGCCGCCCTGCTCTGGCGCTTCGGCGGCTTCGAGGACCGCCACCGGGCGGGGTCCGCGACGCCCTCGGCGGCCACCGTCGACCCGATCTGACCCACTCCCCCGACGGCTCGACGTCGAGCGATCATCCATCCCCGAAGGAGACTCCAGACCATGATCGCAGTGGGCGACCGCATCCCGGACGTCGAGCTCAAGGCGGTGACGACCGACGGCACGGAGGACGTGAACACCGGCGCGCTGCTCGGTACGGGCCGGGTGGTGCTCTTCGGCGTCCCGGGCGCCTTCACCCCGGTCTGCAGCGACTTCCACCTGCCGGGCTTCGTCCTCAAGACCGACGACCTCAAGGCGAAGGGGGTCGAGCAGATCTTCTGCGTGTCGGTCAACGACGCCTTCGTGATGGGCGCCTGGGGCCGGAGCGAGGACGCCGTGGGCATCACGATGCTCGCCGACGCGGACGCCGCCTTCACGACGGCGATGGGCCTGGCGGTCGACGCCTCGAGCTTCGGACTGGGCACCCGCTCCGAGCGCTACGCGGCGGTCCTCGAGGACGGCGTCGTCGTCTCCCTGGAGGTCGAGAAGACGTTCGTCGACCACGAGGTGTCCACCGCCGAGCACGTGCTGGCCTCGCTCTGACGCCGGGACCCGGGGAGGTGACCACCGTGGACGTCGGGGAGGGACCGGACCTCCTGCCGGACTACGCCGCGTGGCTCGACCGGGTCACGGCGACGTTCGAGGCGGTCTCCTACACGTTGCGCATCCGCCTCGGTGACGCCGGCGCCGCCGAGGCGATCGCGCTGCGGGTGGCCCGCGGGCTGGTCTCCCGGCCCCTCGTGTTCCGGCACTGGGGCCTGCCCTACTCCGGTCGCATCGCGAAGCTCGCCGAGGACGGCATCGTCGACGTCCGGGAGGGCCGGCTGGTCCGGCACGGGTCGTGGCCCGGGTTCCGGTCCGCGCTCGTCGGGGTGCCGGTCGACCACCAGGCGACCCTCGTCCTCACCTGCGTCGAGGGACGGACCGACGCCGAGCTCGCCGAGCGGTGGGGATGCGATGCGGAGGCCGCCGGGGTCCGGCGGGCCCGCACGCTCGAGTTCCTGCAGGACCTGGTCGAGGACCACGGAGACTGACGAAGGACGGTGGGACGGGTGCCGCTGGACTGGGCGCGGTTGCAGCGCGAGTTCGGCGACGGCGGGGACATCCCCACCGTCGCCGGGGGCAAGAGGTTGACGATCACCGCCGTGGACGACGAGTTCGTCCACATCAAGCACCCGCTGTGGCGTGACCGACTCGCCCGGGAGCACCTCGCCAAGGCCGTCGACCTCGTCGAGGCCGACCGGATGACCCGGCACTCCGGGCTGTTCGCCGAGGAGTACCGCTCGCTGGTCGCCGACGTCCGCGCGACCTCGGTCGCCCACGTGCTGAAGCACCTCGGCGTCCTGGAGTGAGCACCACCTACGAACTGCACGGCATCGTCGGCGCCCCCGACGTCCTCGAACCCCTGCGCGAGCAGTTCCCGCACGCCCGCCCCAGCCTGCTCGACGGTGCCGAGCTGGCCCTGGTCCCGCTGTGCGAGCAGCTCTTCCACGACATCGACCTGCCCGACTTCACGAACGGTCCCGACTGGGCGTTCGACCGGCTGTCGTCCGGTGTGGCCGCCATGCTCACCGCGGCCTCCCGCGTCGGCCCGGTCGCCTACCTGGAGGCGGACTACGCGGGCGGCCTGGGGCGGCAGTCGGCGGTCGCGTGGTTGGACTGCCACGTCGTCTACGGCCCCGACGTCCTGCTCCCGGACGAGCCGTTCCCGGTCTCCACCGCCGACCCGCACAGCGGGAGCCCGATCGTGAAGGCCCTCCGCTACCTCGGCGTGCAGGCCGTCGGGTCCGCGGACGAGTTCGTGCTGCTCGGCCTCGGGCGGTACCGCAGCACCCGGGACTGGTGTGACGCGTGGACCCCGTTCTGACCACCCCCGGCGGGGTCCGTGCCGTGCTCGCCGACACCGCCCTCCTCGGGCCGGCGTTCACGTTCGCCGTCGACGCGGAGGAGGCGGGGCGGGCGCACCTCGTCCCCCTGGCCCGCCTGCTCGACGGACCGGGCGTCCTGAGGACGCAGCTGGACGCGGCCGCCGAGACCCTGCGCACGCACGAGGACCGGGTCGCGGCGTCCTGGCTCTACGGCGGCATGGCGGCCCGGCTCGTGGCCCCGGTCCTGGCGGCGGCGACCGTCCACGGCGCCCTCCCGGTGCTCACCGGCGTCGACCTGCGCTGGCGTGGCCACGACGCCCCCCGTGGCGCGTCCTGGTGGCTCGCCTCCCCCCGGCTCGTGTCGTGGCGGGACCCCGACGAACTCCACGGCGAGATCGTCGGGCCGCTCGCGGGCCTCGCCGCGGCGCTGCTCGACACCGTCGCCGTCTCGGAGCGCCTGCTCTGGGGCGAGGTCGCGACCGCGGTGGCGAAGGCCACCCGAGTGGTGGCGACCGCCCGACCTGCCGCAGCAACACCCGTCCGCGCCCTCGCCGCTGCCCTCCTCGACCGGCCGCCGCTGGCCGGCACGCGCACGCCGGGCGGAGGGCGCTCGACGTGCTGTCTGGCCTACCGCGTGCCCGGGGGTCACACCTGCGCCGACTGCCCCCTCGGGGCCGGGCGTGCCGGCGCCGACGTCCTCGCGCGCCGGCCCCGCACCGGACGCGCTCCCGCAGGACCGGACTAACGTCGGTCCGTGCTCCTGCGCGCCGTCCTCTTCTCCCTGATCCCGGTCGCGGCGGCGGCCGTGTCCGGTCTGGTGGCGGCGGTCCGCCCGCCGGGGCGCCGGGCGACGAGCGGCATCCAGCACTTCGCCGCCGGCGTGGTCTTCGCCGCCGCGGCGATCGAGCTGCTGCCCGGTGTC contains:
- a CDS encoding tubulin-like doman-containing protein — encoded protein: MGMSLYHSATGSQSPHCIHAVGLGKTGAYMVEALLRTGEIEDMLDDKRARFTGLSIDIGEQDQHELKEYAGGFTQRLEERDIPTDRHQVRTVSLDVPSSEDLRTSLNRWREYLKMEYPRYYWNPNYEPWLPADTEMPKPGESCPRAIAKAIYGHYYYGGDKTLEKELDLFVDSINKTKLPSMVLVFFSLAGGTGSGMVVDMVRHLSNVKLGRRIPVIGVGVLPFSGDEEHAGGEAALFPVINEIDCMLDDAKNQGVTAVWGDLYKNPFTGGFLALPQEHSWQRLGSYTKTGTPAIRDGLRKGVTRKFVTDSFTRFVVQDYGRLLFKMLRPAGFTGAPHERNISGDRTWTLFDVAKYTHPGVEVLPGEARGKWREVVSKWMEYIPRWSGLKEGFKTDYIEVNTVGPREMWNDTLQKKLESVLGEYVLDGDDGTLISTNGEFFDELTCYSNIIIPGVAKTDLTAFYAARDAYDAIESWDEKLLMHSWLLDLGVILSEQSIRFDGMAGECIWGCACWVVVPHEAIRGDALPSADITEVQSAHIAAMVQTVVATP
- a CDS encoding HoxN/HupN/NixA family nickel/cobalt transporter, with translation MTTIAATPGTRWSRSQRMQLSGIVAVIGVLHVVGWTLYLSLTAGPLGAGAFAGAGVLAYVLGIRHAFDADHIAAIDDTTRLMVQRGRRPVGVGFFFAMGHSSVVVVLSLVVAVAAGAAAAGQVDAFREIGGTVSTVVAMVFLGLVAVLNALVLKGIIGSWRDLRRGRLDEADLERRLLNRGLVNRILGGRARTLIKHSWHMYPLGILFGLGLETASEVTLLTLSATTASTAGGAGVGGAPLVAALTLPLLFAAGMSAFDTFDGVLMSVAYSWSNRSPARRLFYNIATTAATVTVAGFIACVYLAGVLSDDFGVTALAGFAGIADEFELLGYLIVGFFVVVWGGAALLWRFGGFEDRHRAGSATPSAATVDPI
- a CDS encoding peroxiredoxin family protein, translated to MIAVGDRIPDVELKAVTTDGTEDVNTGALLGTGRVVLFGVPGAFTPVCSDFHLPGFVLKTDDLKAKGVEQIFCVSVNDAFVMGAWGRSEDAVGITMLADADAAFTTAMGLAVDASSFGLGTRSERYAAVLEDGVVVSLEVEKTFVDHEVSTAEHVLASL
- a CDS encoding (2Fe-2S)-binding protein → MDPVLTTPGGVRAVLADTALLGPAFTFAVDAEEAGRAHLVPLARLLDGPGVLRTQLDAAAETLRTHEDRVAASWLYGGMAARLVAPVLAAATVHGALPVLTGVDLRWRGHDAPRGASWWLASPRLVSWRDPDELHGEIVGPLAGLAAALLDTVAVSERLLWGEVATAVAKATRVVATARPAAATPVRALAAALLDRPPLAGTRTPGGGRSTCCLAYRVPGGHTCADCPLGAGRAGADVLARRPRTGRAPAGPD